A window of the Juglans microcarpa x Juglans regia isolate MS1-56 chromosome 5D, Jm3101_v1.0, whole genome shotgun sequence genome harbors these coding sequences:
- the LOC121265467 gene encoding iron-sulfur assembly protein IscA-like 2, mitochondrial isoform X1: MPRSLIQRLAPYLAGRIRQNQRLLSSASSSSALYEASPSPSSPSPDAVHLTDNWVRRMKELQATEAPGGGKMLRLSVETGGCSGFQYVFDLDDKTSSDDRIVEREGVKLVIDNISYDFVKGATVDYVEELIRSAFVVTENPSAVGGCSCKSSFMVKQ, translated from the exons ATGCCGAGATCGCTGATTCAGCGCCTGGCGCCATACCTGGCTGGTCGAATCCGACAGAACCAAAGGCTTCTAAGCTCTGCTTCTTCGTCTTCTGCTCTTTACGAAGCCTCTCCATCGCCTTCTTCTCCATCTCCCGATGCCGTCCACTTGACCGACAATTGGGTCCGA AGAATGAAAGAGCTGCAAGCTACCGAAGCACCGGGTGGTGGAAAGATGCTTAGGTTGAGTGTGGAAACTGGGGGATGTTCTGGGTTCCAATATGTCTTTGATCTGGATGACAAAACCAGCTCAGATGATAG AATTGTTGAGAGGGAAGGAGTTAAGCTCGTGATCGATAATATTTCATATGATTTTGTAAAAGGGGCAACCGTTGATTACGTTGAGGAGCTGATACGTTCAGCATTTGTG GTGACTGAAAATCCAAGTGCAGTGGGTGGGTGCAGTTGTAAAAGTTCTTTCATGGTGAAACAGTAG
- the LOC121265467 gene encoding iron-sulfur assembly protein IscA-like 2, mitochondrial isoform X2, with translation MPRSLIQRLAPYLAGRIRQNQRLLSSASSSSALYEASPSPSSPSPDAVHLTDNWRMKELQATEAPGGGKMLRLSVETGGCSGFQYVFDLDDKTSSDDRIVEREGVKLVIDNISYDFVKGATVDYVEELIRSAFVVTENPSAVGGCSCKSSFMVKQ, from the exons ATGCCGAGATCGCTGATTCAGCGCCTGGCGCCATACCTGGCTGGTCGAATCCGACAGAACCAAAGGCTTCTAAGCTCTGCTTCTTCGTCTTCTGCTCTTTACGAAGCCTCTCCATCGCCTTCTTCTCCATCTCCCGATGCCGTCCACTTGACCGACAATTGG AGAATGAAAGAGCTGCAAGCTACCGAAGCACCGGGTGGTGGAAAGATGCTTAGGTTGAGTGTGGAAACTGGGGGATGTTCTGGGTTCCAATATGTCTTTGATCTGGATGACAAAACCAGCTCAGATGATAG AATTGTTGAGAGGGAAGGAGTTAAGCTCGTGATCGATAATATTTCATATGATTTTGTAAAAGGGGCAACCGTTGATTACGTTGAGGAGCTGATACGTTCAGCATTTGTG GTGACTGAAAATCCAAGTGCAGTGGGTGGGTGCAGTTGTAAAAGTTCTTTCATGGTGAAACAGTAG
- the LOC121265469 gene encoding glucosamine 6-phosphate N-acetyltransferase-like: MQASNSSSEDQKFLVRRLQISDKSKGFIELLRQLTVCDSVSDNDFEDRFHEISSLGAYHVICVIEDESSGKIIATGSVFIENKFLRNCGKVGHIEDVVVDSNARGMQLGKKVIAFLTDHARSMGCYKVILDCSLENRAFYEKCGFKQKEIQMVKYFV, encoded by the coding sequence atgcagGCCAGTAATTCGTCCAGCGAAGATCAGAAGTTTCTGGTACGAAGATTACAGATCTCAGACAAAAGCAAGGGTTTTATAGAGCTGCTGCGGCAACTAACCGTTTGTGACTCTGTTTCTGACAATGACTTTGAAGATCGATTTCATGAGATCAGCTCCCTTGGAGCTTACCACGTTATTTGTGTCATAGAAGATGAATCGTCTGGGAAGATCATTGCAACTGGGAGTGTGTTCATTGAGAACAAGTTTCTGAGGAATTGCGGCAAAGTTGGGCACATTGAAGATGTTGTGGTCGACTCCAATGCTCGGGGGATGCAATTAGGCAAGAAAGTCATTGCATTCCTCACGGATCATGCTCGTTCTATGGGTTGCTATAAGGTGATTCTTGACTGCAGTTTGGAGAATAGGGCATTCTATGAGAAATGCGGTTTCAAGCAAAAGGAAATTCAGATGGTCAAGtattttgtgtga
- the LOC121265427 gene encoding uncharacterized protein LOC121265427 isoform X1, giving the protein MGSSLLRWESDPLFSAAEVVQDSVDRMESIFRLLLHEQSLQDEHPDPKLLLSINYHRRDLATTLETAKWQLEDFERAVNLSSVIDKSQRQEDVVSRHKQFVRAIREQIIHVQKSLEDASLQDTVTNTEWVNLDEQDRDRLALFLSGGKPTESLNRYDLEDSSILRRFLDPNTTSSSKDTAAGLAEHSSREIESLHINGVSHIDHNSNKLRKVGSYFTPRLGCEAPDFLQETSCNIHGEDGSWDLEADEPKPKSFFHENKLRALWGRLNSFGFLNNLRTACRSTVSRNYTKRLKDGEEQRHSSSYADVSHGAQGQQMGMQMRMSIGSCWARYQKSPVCVRVNQHLIRLILIILFTVVILGTQPLNIIFFILQF; this is encoded by the exons atggggtCGAGTTTGCTCCGGTGGGAATCGGACCCTCTGTTTTCGGCAGCCGAGGTCGTTCAAGACTCCGTCGACAG GATGGAATCAATATTCCGTCTTTTGTTGCACGAGCAAAGTCTTCAAGATGAGCACCCAGACCCAAAGCTACTTCTGTCAATTAATTATCATAGGCGTGATCTTGCAACAACCCTTGAAACAGCAAAATGGCAG ttggaagattttgaaaGAGCAGTCAACTTGTCATCTGTGATAGACAAGTCTCAAAGGCAGGAAGATGTAGTTTCAAGACACAAGCAGTTTGTCAGAGCCATCAGGGAACAAATAATTCACGTGCAGAAAAGCCTCGAAGATGCTTCATTGCAAGATACAGTGACAAATACTGAGTGGGTTAACTTAGATGAACAGGACAGAGATAGGTTGGCATTGTTTCTTTCCGGGGGAAAGCCCACAGAAAGCCTCAATCGTTATGATTTAGAAGACAGTAGCATATTGAGAAGATTTCTTGATCCAAACACAACATCTAGTTCAAAAGATACTGCTGCTGGGCTTGCTGAGCACAGCAGCAGAGAAATTGAAAGCCTGCATATTAATGGGGTTTCACATATTGACCACAACTCTAATAAGCTAAGGAAGGTGGGTTCTTATTTTACTCCAAGGTTGGGTTGTGAAGCTCCGGATTTTCTTCAAGAGACCTCGTGTAACATACATGGTGAGGATGGGAGTTGGGATCTGGAAGCTGATGAACCCAAACCTAAAAGCTTCTTCCATGAGAACAAGTTGCGGGCATTGTGGGGCAGATTGAATTCGTTTGGTTTCTTGAATAATTTACGGACTGCCTGTAGGAGCACTGTCAGTAGGAATTATACAAAGAGGTTAAAGGATGGAGAAGAACAAAGGCATTCCTCATCATACGCTGATGTTTCTCATGGTGCACAG GGTCAGCAGATGGGAATGCAGATGAGAATGAGCATAGGTTCCTGTTGGGCAAGATATCAAAAATCTCCAGTCTGTGTTCGAGTTAATCAACATCTCATTCGATTGATATTGATAATACTGTTTACTGTAGTAATTTTAGGTACGCAGCccttaaacatcattttcttcattttacaGTTCtag
- the LOC121265427 gene encoding uncharacterized protein LOC121265427 isoform X2, which produces MGSSLLRWESDPLFSAAEVVQDSVDRMESIFRLLLHEQSLQDEHPDPKLLLSINYHRRDLATTLETAKWQLEDFERAVNLSSVIDKSQRQEDVVSRHKQFVRAIREQIIHVQKSLEDASLQDTVTNTEWVNLDEQDRDRLALFLSGGKPTESLNRYDLEDSSILRRFLDPNTTSSSKDTAAGLAEHSSREIESLHINGVSHIDHNSNKLRKVGSYFTPRLGCEAPDFLQETSCNIHGEDGSWDLEADEPKPKSFFHENKLRALWGRLNSFGFLNNLRTACRSTVSRNYTKRLKDGEEQRHSSSYADVSHGAQGQQMGMQMRMSIGSCWARYQKSPVCVRVNQHLIRLILIILFTVVILGVLVSQIA; this is translated from the exons atggggtCGAGTTTGCTCCGGTGGGAATCGGACCCTCTGTTTTCGGCAGCCGAGGTCGTTCAAGACTCCGTCGACAG GATGGAATCAATATTCCGTCTTTTGTTGCACGAGCAAAGTCTTCAAGATGAGCACCCAGACCCAAAGCTACTTCTGTCAATTAATTATCATAGGCGTGATCTTGCAACAACCCTTGAAACAGCAAAATGGCAG ttggaagattttgaaaGAGCAGTCAACTTGTCATCTGTGATAGACAAGTCTCAAAGGCAGGAAGATGTAGTTTCAAGACACAAGCAGTTTGTCAGAGCCATCAGGGAACAAATAATTCACGTGCAGAAAAGCCTCGAAGATGCTTCATTGCAAGATACAGTGACAAATACTGAGTGGGTTAACTTAGATGAACAGGACAGAGATAGGTTGGCATTGTTTCTTTCCGGGGGAAAGCCCACAGAAAGCCTCAATCGTTATGATTTAGAAGACAGTAGCATATTGAGAAGATTTCTTGATCCAAACACAACATCTAGTTCAAAAGATACTGCTGCTGGGCTTGCTGAGCACAGCAGCAGAGAAATTGAAAGCCTGCATATTAATGGGGTTTCACATATTGACCACAACTCTAATAAGCTAAGGAAGGTGGGTTCTTATTTTACTCCAAGGTTGGGTTGTGAAGCTCCGGATTTTCTTCAAGAGACCTCGTGTAACATACATGGTGAGGATGGGAGTTGGGATCTGGAAGCTGATGAACCCAAACCTAAAAGCTTCTTCCATGAGAACAAGTTGCGGGCATTGTGGGGCAGATTGAATTCGTTTGGTTTCTTGAATAATTTACGGACTGCCTGTAGGAGCACTGTCAGTAGGAATTATACAAAGAGGTTAAAGGATGGAGAAGAACAAAGGCATTCCTCATCATACGCTGATGTTTCTCATGGTGCACAG GGTCAGCAGATGGGAATGCAGATGAGAATGAGCATAGGTTCCTGTTGGGCAAGATATCAAAAATCTCCAGTCTGTGTTCGAGTTAATCAACATCTCATTCGATTGATATTGATAATACTGTTTACTGTAGTAATTTTAG gtGTTTTGGTCTCCCAAATAGCTTAG